The segment TGTTCGACCTGCGCGAACGCATCCGCGTACAGAGCCGGCTGCCGATGCTGCCGCCGGGCTGGCACGCCGAGATGGCGCTGCGCCCGGCCGGCGGCCAGTCCTTCTCCGGCGACTTCGTGGTGGCCACCCGCACCTCCGGCGGCCGGGTCCTGGAGGCCGTGCTCACCGACGTCTCCGGCAAGGGCATGGACGCCGGGTCGCGCGCGCTGCTGCTGTCCGGGGCCTTCGGCGGCCTGCTGGGCTCGCTGCCGCCGCACGCGTTCCTCACGGCCGCCAACGGCTATCTGCTCCGGCAGAACTGGGACGAGGGCTTCGCCACCTCCGTACACCTCGTCCTGGACCTGGAGTCCGGCGACTACGAGCTGCTGTCCGCCGGCCACCTGCCCGGCGTCCAGCTCAGCTCCGGCACCGGCCGCTGGGAGGAGAAGGCCGCCGAGGGCCCGCTGCTGGGCATCTACGACGGCGCCGAGTTCCACGGCGTGAAGGGCACCCTGCGCTCCGGCGACGTGCTCCTGCTCTTCACCGACGGCCTGGTCGAGGCCTCCGGGCGGGACATCTCCGAGGGCATCGACCGGCTCATCGGCGAGGCCGACCGCTATGTCGCCCACGGCTTCCGGGGCGCGGCCTGGCAGCTGATCGAGGCCGTCGCCAAGAACGTCAACGACGACCGGGCGCTGCTCATAGTGTGCCGGGACTGACCTTCCGGCTCTCCGCCCTGAACGCCCACCCCATCCCCGGCTCCACCGCCCACCGGAACACCCGCCGCACCGGCGCCGTGCACAGCGCCGTCACCACCGCCGCCGCGACGACCGTCACCGCCACCTCGCCGGGCGCGCTGTGCAGCCAGCCGTACGTGTGGAACCAGCCCGCGTAGCCCACGCCCTTGATCAGCAGCCCGTGCAGCAGGTAGCCGTACAGCGTCCCCGCGCCCAGCGCCGTGAACCACATCCGGCGGTGCGGCACCCACGCGAGAAAGCACGCCGTGAGCAGGACCGACACCCCGAAGAGCCCGGCCGTCACGACCGGGCCGGCCCACCACGGCTCCCCGTTCTGCCGCGCGCCGCTGTCGTGGTAGAGCCACCCCGTGTCCAGGCCCGCTCCGGCCGCCCAGTACGCGAGCGCGAGGGCTGCGAGCACGACCGGCACCGACAGGATCCGGATTTCGCGCCTGCGCAAGACGTGGAAGTGCTCCGGCCTCAGACGCAGCCCCAGGACGAAGAACGGCAGGAACTGCAGGACGCGCTGCAGGTCGAGGGCGCCGCCCATGCCGGGCGAGGCCGAGGCCAGCGCGGCGATCACGAGGGCGAGGGTCAGCGGGTGTCGTACGACCCGCCAGAGCGGGGTGGTCAGCCGCCAGATGAAGAGCGCGAGCAGGAACCAGGTCAGATACAGCGGGTCGATGAGGCTGAAGGGCGGGTTGGGGGCGTCTCCGGCCGCGAGGTCGAACAGCGAGTAGACGGTCTGGAAGACGAGGTACGGGACCATGACACCGGTGATCAGCCGTTTCACGCGGTCCGGCCGGAGGTCGAAGTTCCGGGAGAAGTGGCCGGAGATGATGATGAAGGCCGGCATGTGGAAGGCGTAGACGAAGAGGTACAGGCCCTCGGTGGTTCTGCTGTCGCCCTTGAGTAGGTCCCAGGAGTGCCCCATCGCCACAAGGACGATGGCCAGGTACTTGGCGTTGTCGAAGAAGGCGTCACGCTGTGTCGTCCGCACCACCTCCGGTCTGCGCGGGGCGCCTTCGTCCCCGCGCGGGGACGGCGTGTCCGTGGTGGCGGTCGTACGTGGGGGCGGGATTGTCTGGCGCACATCGGCGCCGCTACCCGGGTGTGCGGCGTCTATGCGCTGTCTGATTCGTTATCGAATGTCCCTCCATATAACGCTTGAAGGGTCCATTTCGCCCACCCCGGCCGGGAACTGGTGAGGCAATTAAGTGTGTTCGGGGAGGGGTTGGGAAATACTCAATCCCGAAGGCCCGCAATTGCCGGTATGCCCCCCGGGGGTCACCGTGTCAGTGCTTGGTGGGACGATGGACGACGCTGAGGCGTTCCGACCGAGGATGTGATCGGCTGTGGCCATCTCACTGTCCGTAGTGCTGTTGTTGGCGATCGTCCTGATCGTCATGATAAGGGGCAAATCACTCAAAGCCGGGCCGGCCATAGTGGCCATCCTGTTCGGCTTCTTCCTCGCCTCGACGGGGATGGCGCCCTCAATCACCAAATTCCTGAACTCGCTGGCCGACTCGATCAACTCGATCAACTTCTGAGACGGCGTCAGGCGGGTGTCACGCGGCCGTCAGGCGGCTGCGGTGGCATCGGGTGCATCGGGTGCATCGGGTGTGACGATCCGGCGCAGGGCGGCAGCGCGCTCCTGAGGGCAACGAGCCGTCAGCAGCGCCGCCAGTACGGCGATCCGGGCCTGCCCGGCCCGTAGCGTCCCCGACAGCACCGCGCCCGCCGCGGCCAGGTCCACCGCTCCGCCACCGGTGTACATCGGCGCCACCGGCCCCGCCGCCACCCGCGTGCTCACCGCGACCAGCACCCCTGCCGCCACGGCCCGCTCCACCGCGGCCACGAACTCCGGCGTCGCGTTGCCCGCCCCCGTGCCGACCAGCACGATGCCCTGCGCGCCCGCGGCCAGCGCGGCCTCGAACAGCACCGGGTCCGCGTCGACGTGATGCATCACGACATCCACCCGCGGCGTACGTCCGGCATCGCCGTCGACGGCGGGAACCGGCAGCACCTCCGCGCGCTCCCGCGGCTGCCCCCACGCGATCTCCCCGAACTTCACCCGCCCCAGCGGCTGCCCCGACGGGTCGGCGAACGCGCCGCGCGGGTCCAGCGTGTGCGCCTTGAGCGTGCCCCGGGCGGCGTGCACGAAGCCGCCGAAGGCGATCACCACGCCGATGTCCCGGCCGGTCGCCGCCGTCAGCATCGCGTCGTACAGATTCCCCGCCGCGTCCCCGTCCACCGAGTCCAGCGGCAGCTGCGCCCCCGTGAACACGACCGGCCTGCGGTCGTGGTGGTGCAGGTCGAGCAGGAAGGCCGACTCCTCCATGGTGTCCGTGCCGTGCGTCACCACGACCCCGTCCACCGACGGGTCCGCGAGCACCTCGTGCACCGTGCGCAGCAGCTCAAGCTGCTGCGCCGTCGTCAGCTGCGAGCTGTTCACCGTGAACAGGTCCCGGACGCTCACCTCCACGCCGTCGGGCAGCGCGGTCCCCGCGAGCACCTCGCCGCCGGCGGCCTCCGCCGCGTACCCGGTGCCCTGCCAGCGGCTGGCTATGGTCCCGCCGGTGCCGATCACGACGACGCGCTTCACGCTTCCCTTGCTCATACAACAAGGATATGTGACAAGTCGAGCGATTTGCTGCCAATCTAAGCGCGTAGAGTTCCGATCTGTGGTGGATACTGCCCCCATGGACGCCATCGACAGAGCAATCTTGCGCGAACTCCAGGCCGACGGCCGCCTCACCAACCAGGAACTCGCCGCCCGCGTCGGCCTCACCCCCTCCCCCTGCCTCCGCCGCGTCCGCCAGCTCGAAGAGGACGGCGTCATCCGCGGCTACCGAGCCGTCGTCGACCCGGTCTCCGTCCGTCGCGGCTTCGAGGTGTTCGTCACCGTCGAGGTCCGCAACGACCGGGACTCCGTCGACGCCTTCGAAACCGCGCTCCAAGCCATCCCCGACATCGTCGAGGCCTACCGCCTCTACGGCACCCCCGGCTGCCTGCTGCGCGTCGCCGTTGCCGACTCCGCCGCCTTCGAGCGCTTCTGGCACGACACCCTCATCACCCTGCCCGGAGTCAATGACGTCAACTCCCAGCTCGTCATGACGCGCATCAAGTCCCCGGAAGGCGTCCCCGTCGCCTGACGCCCCTACGCCCTGCCCCTACGTCTGCCCCCGCCCCAGCGCCTCCCGCACGGCCTCCTCGCTGCGCCCCACCACCGCCGACCCGTCCTCCGCCGTGATGATCGGCCGCTGGATCAGCCGCGGATGCCCCGCCAACGCCCCGATCCACCGCTCCCGCTCGCCCGCCTCCCGCGGCCAGTCCTTCACCCCCAGCTCCTTCGCCTCCGCCTCCTGCGTACGCACGATGTCCCACGGCTCCAGCCCCAGCCGCCCCAGTACCGCCCGCAACTCCTCCGCACTCGGCGGATCCTCCAGATACCGCCGCACGGTGTAGGCCGCGCCTTCCTCGTCCAGCAGCTTTACGGCGGCCCGGCACTTCGAGCAGGCGGGATTGATCCAGATCTCCATGCCACGCACCTTAGGACGGCTGCGCGATGCGGCCCGCCCTTACGCCCACCATGAACGCGGCCCAGGAACCAACGGGGAAGACCAGAGCGGGGCCTTCCGGAGCCTTGCTGTCACGGACGGGGACGATGCCGGGGAGCCCGTCGGCGACCTCGACGCAGCTGCCGCCCTCGCCGTCGCTGTAGCTGCTCTTGCGCCACTGCGCGGTGCTCAGGTCGTGCTCGGTGGTACGCATGGTGCGCAGTCCTCCATCGCCGATTCGATCAGGGCGAGGGACGCCTTCTGCGGGAGCGCGGCGGCCCTGACGAGATCGTATGACAGTTGGACCTTGGCGACGAGAGCCGGATCTTCGATCAGATTGCCCGTCTGCGGCCCCTCGACATACGCCACCGGCGGGGCATCCTCGAAGGCCATGAGCGTGGTCATCCCATTGAGCGCCGGCACCCCGCACGAGAACGGCAGCACCTGCACAATGACCCGCTCCCGGCGCACCAGATCCACGATGTGCCCCAGCTGTTCCCGCATGACAGCAGGTCCGCCCACCGGCCGCCGGATGACGTTCTCGTCCAGGACGAACCACAACAGGGGCTCGGTTGGGTCCTCCAGCTTCGCGGCGCGGCCCGTACGAGCCGCGATCAGCTCCTCGATCCGCTCCGCCCTCGCCACCGGCTGGGCCGCCCGGAACACCGCCCGCGCGTACGCCGCCATCTGCAACAGCCCCGGCACGAACATCGACGCGTACTCGCAGATGCTCCGTGCCATCGCCTCCAGCTCGGCCGCCGCCTCGAATTTCTCCGCATGCCGCGACACCTTGTGCACCATCCGGCACAGCCGCGAGAAATGCTCACCCGTCCCGAAGATCTCGTCCAACTGCTTGGCCATATCGAGCTGCGGCCTGCGCGTGGCCGCCTCCAACTGCCCGATGTACGCCCCCGAGCAGTACAGCCGCTCGCCGAGCCTGTCCTGCGACAGCCCGGCCTCCTCCCGCTTGAGGCGCAGCTCCGCACCGTAGAACGCCCTCGGTGACGCGTACGGATCCAGGTCCTTGGGATATGCCACGGGCAGCGCACCTTTCCGGCATCGCGGTTGTTGAGCCCCGCCTCCTGTCAACGGTATCTCCGGAGGGCAACGCTATGTACACCGAACGTAATTGACGACGAGCGAGCGAGGCAGCCCCGGTGCAGACCAGACGACAACACGAGTTGACGAGCCAGGACAGTGATGGCGGCCCGTGCGCCCCCTCGCTGGGCACCCTCGCCGTGGACACCGACCGCGACCGCGTCGGCGTGGTCACCGGCTGGGACGGCCGCCAGGTGACCCTCAGGCCCCTGGCCGGCGGCCAGGAGTGGCAGGCCTCGGCCTTCCGCCCGGCCGACGCCAACGACGAACTCCGGGCCCGCGTGGCCGAAGCGAACGCCGCCGGCCGGTGGTTCCGATGAGCCCGCCCCCGCGAACAGCCATCCGCGCCGCCGAATGGACCCTGCGCGTAGAGACGGCCGAAGGCGCCCCGCAGGCCATCCACTCAGCGCTCTGCATCACCTGCGGCGCCGAATCCCCCGCCACCGACGACACCCGGCTCCCCACCGAGATCTGGACCCTCAAGCACACCGGCCTCAACCCCTCACACCGCCAGTTCCAGCACCGGACCCTGGGCTTCTGGCGCGTCGACCCGGCGCCCGGCAATCCCTACGCGGAGCGCAGTTCGTAGGCCGGTCGGCCCAGGCGGAACACTCACCAGTCCCGCCACTCATCGGTGATCTCATGCGCGCCGATACCGTTCCTCGCGGCGAGCGCGGGTATGTCGATGCCGTGCTCCTCCAGCGTCCCGTCGATGAACTCACACAACTCCTCACGCTCCCCGGTCTCGTAACCCCCGCCCCCGTGTTCGTCGTTGATCGCGTTGAGTGCCAGGACAGCCCGTCTGACGACCCCCAAGACCTCATCGTCGGAAGGAGTGCGCAGCGCCAGCACCTCAGCCTCGAAAGACCCCAACGCCGTATCCGTGGCCTGCAGCAAGGACTCGGGAAAGAGCCGAGCCAGGAAGGCCTCCTCCGGCGCCCGGGTGCCGCACGCAACCTCCCGGGCTTCCTCCGCGACACTGTCCCGCCAGTGATCTGATGGCTTGATCGTCATGCCGCGACCGTAGTCCGGCCCACTGACAATCCGGTCCGGCGGCAGGGGCAGTCAGTGCTGTGACCTGCGGCCGAGGAGGCAACCTGGCGCAGGGGAGAGCGGCAGGTCAGGATTGCGGAGTTCGCTACGAGGGTGAGAAGCATGCGGGGGTGGGGCAGATGCTTTGGTATGTGCTGGCGCCAAGCGCTCTGATGTCAGTGCTTGCGGCGGTGGGCGGAGTCGCCGCAGTATCACGCGGTCATGGAGGTGGCCGCGGGTCCCCAGCCACCGAGGTCGCGGCGGGTTATGGGGTCTCGCGGAACGAGGCGACGTCACGAATGCCGGCGGCTATGACCCGAACTTCGTCCATTGCCCTTCGGAGATCACTTCGACGGAGCCGTCGACGACCTTGATGGCCGTTTGTTCGTCGATGGCGTAGGCCGGGACGCCGATGTCGGCGGCCCACCGCTCTGCGTCAGCCAGGGTGTTCTGCGGGAAAGCGTCCAGGTGCGGGAAGATCGAGAAGTCGACGACTCCCAGGGTGCGGTCGTCCGGCGCGGACGGCCACTCGACGAAGTACGCTCCGATCCGGGGTGTCATCACCATGCTTCCGGCACTCACTCCCACCCAGACCGTGTCGGGCAGCGAAGGCAGCAGATCGGCCAGCCCGGATTCCCGCATCCAGTGGCACAGATAGGTCGCGTCGCCGCCGTCGACCAGGAGCACGTCGGCCTCCCGGATCCAGGGGACGTATCGCTCGGCGCCGATGGTGGGCAGTGCGGTGAGTTCGAGGACGCCGAGCGACGCCCAGCCCAGGCCGGACAGGTGCTGCCACGTGGGCTCGGCGGCTACGAAGCCCCGCACCGATGTCGGACCGCACATCGGGTGACCCCACTGTGCTGTCGGGACGCAGAGGGCGTGGCACTCGGCGATCGGCTTGCCGAGAAGCTGCACGAGCGCCGAGTGGATGCTCGGGTTCGTGACGCCGCCTGACGTAAGCAGGAGCTTCAAGGTGCCTCCAAATTCGCGCGCGGAAGGTGGACGTACCTGAAGACCTGGGACTGTGCTGGAACTCATCGTAGTTCGGCAACCTCTTCAGAGGTCCCTCAGGTCGCCGGGCTCGACTGCTTGCGACGGGAATCCGTCAAAGCTCAACTCAACCTGGACACAGGTCGCTGGGTCACTCGGTCGCCGGGTCGACGAGCATCGGTGCCGAACGTGCGGCGGATGCAGAAGACATGCAGGCCGGGCTCGCTGTGCAGCGACTGGGTCTCGGCTCCGCGTGGTGGGATCGGTAGCACGGCCCGTGCGGCGCTGATCTATCAGCACGCCAATCAGGCCCGCGAACGCGAGATCGCCGACTCGATCGACGCCACACGCGACGGGCATGGACGGCTGATCCGGCCCGTCAATGACAAAGGCCCAGGTCAAGGGGATTCGCTCCCTGACCTAGGCCTTCGTCATGCAGAGCGGGCGACGGGAATCGAACCCGCGTAGCTAGTTTGGAAGACTAGGGCTCTACCATTGAGCTACGCCCGCAACGGCCAGTCATTCTGGCACACGCATCGTAGCCGATCGAGCCGGTTGTCGTTGACGCGGATATATGGGCAGCCAGGGTGTGCGGAGGCATGTACTCTACGTGTCGCACTGACGGGGTGTGGCGCAGCTTGGTAGCGCGTCCGCTTTGGGAGCGGAAGGTCGTCGGTTCGAATCCGGCCACCCCGACCAGTAGGACCAGTAGGGACCGGACCGGTCCAGTAATGAGCCGGGGCTGTTCTCGGGCGCGGCCGGGGGCGGCGGCGTGGTACCGGTAGGATGGGTCGTCGGCCCCCGGTGTACGGCACGCGCACAGTGTGACCGGTAGATCGAGATCGCAAGGGAATGTGATCGGGATCGGCGCCGGAGAGCCCCCATCAACGTAAAGCCCCAAGGAGACCCAACCGTGAAGAGCGCCGTCGAGACTCTGAACCCGACCCGGGTTCGACTCACTGTCGAGGTGCCCTTCGAGGAGCTCAAGCCCAGCCTCGACGCGGCGTACAAAAAGATCAACCAGCAGGTGTCGGTGCCGGGCTTCCGTAAGGGCAAGATCCCTGCGCGCGTCATCGACCAGCGGTTCGGCCGTGGCGCGGTCCTCGAAGAGGCCATCAATGACGCGCTGCCGAAGTTCTACACGGAGGCGGTCAACGAGGGTGAGCTGAATGTCCTCGGTCAGCCGGATGTGGACATCACCGAGTTCAACGACGGCAACGAGCTGAAGTTCACCGCCGAGGTGGACATCCGCCCGACGATCGAGATCCCGGACTACTCGGGCATCGAGGTCACGGTGGACGCCATCGAGATCTCGGACGAGGACGTCGACAAGTCGCTGGAGCAGCTCCGCGAGCGCTTCGCGTCGACGAGCCCGGTGGAGCGCGCGGCCGCCGAGGGCGATGTCGTGGTGGTCGACCTGGAGGCCTCGGTCGACGGCGAGGTGCTGGAGGACGGCGTCGCCAAGGGCGTCAGCTACACCATCGGCTCGGGCCAGCTGCTCGACGGGATCGACGAGGCCGTGACGGGCCTGGAGGCCGGCGGTACGGCGACCTTCACGTCGGAGCTGAAGGGCGGCTCGGCGGCCGGTCAGGACGCGTCGGTCAAGGTCGAGGTCACGGCCGTGCAGGCGCGTGAGCTGCCGGAGCTGGACGACGACTTCGCGCAGCTGGCGAGCGAGTTCGACACGCTTGAGGAGCTGCGCGCGGACAGCGTGAAGCGCCTGACGCGGATCAAGCAGTACGACCAGGCCACGCAGGCCCAGGAGAAGGTGCTCGACGCCCTCCTGGAGCTCACCGAGGTCCCGCTGCCGGAGAAGCTCCTCAAGGACGAGATCGAGACCCGTACGCACAACCTGGAGCACCACCAGTTCGAGCCGATGGGCCTGACCTGGGAGACCTTCCTGGAGCGCGAGGGCAAGACCCGCGAGGAGTACGACGCGGAGGTCGAGGAGCAGTCCAAGAAGGGCATCAAGACCCAGTTCGTGCTCGACGAGCTGGTGTCGAAGGAGAAGCTGTCGGTCAACCAGGAGGAGCTCACCGAGCACCTCATGCGCCGTGCGGCCTCCTCCGGCATGAGCCCGGACCAGTTCGCGCAGGCGGTCGTCGAGGGCGGCCAGGTGCCGCTGCTCGTCGGTGAGGTCGCGCGCGGCAAGGCGCTGGCCGTGGTCGTGGAGGCGGCGAAGGTCGTCGACACCAACGGCGAGGTCGTCGACCTCGAGGACGACGAGGACGAGACCGGCGAGACGGTCGAGGCGGCCGCCGAGGCCGTTGCCGAGGACGAGTCCGACGAGGCCTGATCCTCCATGTGATGTACAGAGCGGGCCCGGACGTGCACACGCGTCCGGGCCCGTCCCTGTTCCCGTACCACCACCCTGCGCTCAGAGCGAACAGTTCCGCGTAGGGGATTGCTGGGCCCCACCTGCGCGTTAGGGTCCGTAAGTACGGGGGCAGAGTGCTTTCGCTCCGCCCACGAGAAGACCCTGTGACGGCTGACGGCCGTCCGACAACGAGCAGGTGGATACGTGACGCTTCCGATGCCTTCCGCCGCCGGCGAGCCGACCTTCGGTGGCCTCGGCGACCAGGTCTACAACCGGCTGCTCAACGAGCGGATCATCTTTCTCGGCCAGGCGGTCGACGACGACATCGCCAACAAGATCACCGCGCAGCTGCTCCTCCTTGCCGCCGACCCGGACAAGGACATCTACCTCTACATCAACAGCCCCGGCGGCTCGGTGACGGCGGGCATGGCGATCTACGACACCATGCAGTTCATCCCGAACGACGTGGTCACCATCGCGATGGGCCTCGCGGCCTCGATGGGCCAGTTCCTGCTGACCGCCGGCGCCCCCGGCAAGCGCTTCGCGCTGCCGAACACCGACATCCTGATGCACCAGCCGTCGGCCGGCCTGGCCGGTTCGGCCTCGGACATCAAGATCCACGCGGAGCAGTTGCTGCGTACGAAGAAGCGGATGGCCGAGCTGATCGCCCAGCACTCCGGCCAGTCCATCGAGGCGATCACCCGTGACTCCGACCGTGACCGGTGGTTCTCCACCGAGAAGGCCAAGGAGTACGGCCTGATCGACGACGTCATCACGCACGCCGCCAATGTGCCGGGCGGCGGCGGCACCGGGGCCTGAGATCGCCCACAGCCCCATACCCGCCTCCCAGCCCCTGCCTTTCCCCAGGACGGTGAACGTGAACACGACCCCCAGCAACATCCCCGGCGGCAGCCTCTACGACCGTATGACGCCCGCCGAGGCCCGCTACATCGTTCCGCGTTTCGTGGAGCGCACCTCGCAGGGCATCCGCGAGTACGACCCGTACGCGAAGCTCTTCGAGGAGCGGGTGATCTTCCTCGGCGTCCAGATCGACGACGCCTCCGCCAACGACGTCATGGCGCAGCTGCTGTGCCTGGAGTCGATGGACCCCGACCGTGACATCTCGGTCTACATCAACAGCCCCGGCGGCTCCTTCACGGCTCTGACGGCAATCTACGACACGATGCAGTTCGTTAAGCCGGACATCCAGACGGTCTGCATGGGCCAGGCCGCCTCCGCCGCCGCCGTGCTGCTCGCGGCGGGCACCCCCGGCAAGCGCATGGCGCTGCCGAACGCCCGCATCCTGATCCACCAGCCGTACAGCGAGACCGGCCGCGGTCAGGTCTCCGACCTGGAGATCGCCGCGAACGAGATCCTGCGGATGCGCGCGCAGCTGGAGGACATGCTCGCCAAGCACTCCACCACCCCGCTCGACCAGATCCGGGACGACATCGAGCGCGACAAGATCCTCACCGCCGAGGGCGCGCTGACCTACGGTCTGATCGACCAGATCGTCGCCACCCGTAAGACCTCCAGCGCGGCGGTCTGAGGCACAAGGCAGTCGCAAGGCAGGCGCAAGCCAGGCGTAAGGCAGGCATAAGCCCCTCTTGGACCGGCTCGGAAGGCGCGAGGTAGCGCAGCTCACGACCCAGTCGGTTCAAGGGGGGCCCGTACGGGGGTCCCGGCAAGGTACCGTCGATAGGCAAGCACCAGGACCCGTCGAGGCAGACGGGACCCAGGCGAAGGGGAAACACCTCGTGGCACGCATCGGTGACGGCGGCGACCTGCTGAAGTGCTCATTCTGCGGAAAGAGCCAGAAGCAGGTGAAGAAGCTCATCGCAG is part of the Streptomyces sp. NBC_01262 genome and harbors:
- a CDS encoding PP2C family protein-serine/threonine phosphatase → MAQRAAGDSPMARWRRTLHRARVGVRKTGVDYFRGEGSDWLILSVLMLSVPAIAWGTVASPVWCPPTTLVLPILVGGLLLRPSSLLLLYAASAAALVVESASFAPYVNGLGPVTPGVVLVVSAVAFAGLLIAQFRSRVGVPWRGGGTMLFDLRERIRVQSRLPMLPPGWHAEMALRPAGGQSFSGDFVVATRTSGGRVLEAVLTDVSGKGMDAGSRALLLSGAFGGLLGSLPPHAFLTAANGYLLRQNWDEGFATSVHLVLDLESGDYELLSAGHLPGVQLSSGTGRWEEKAAEGPLLGIYDGAEFHGVKGTLRSGDVLLLFTDGLVEASGRDISEGIDRLIGEADRYVAHGFRGAAWQLIEAVAKNVNDDRALLIVCRD
- a CDS encoding acyltransferase family protein gives rise to the protein MRQTIPPPRTTATTDTPSPRGDEGAPRRPEVVRTTQRDAFFDNAKYLAIVLVAMGHSWDLLKGDSRTTEGLYLFVYAFHMPAFIIISGHFSRNFDLRPDRVKRLITGVMVPYLVFQTVYSLFDLAAGDAPNPPFSLIDPLYLTWFLLALFIWRLTTPLWRVVRHPLTLALVIAALASASPGMGGALDLQRVLQFLPFFVLGLRLRPEHFHVLRRREIRILSVPVVLAALALAYWAAGAGLDTGWLYHDSGARQNGEPWWAGPVVTAGLFGVSVLLTACFLAWVPHRRMWFTALGAGTLYGYLLHGLLIKGVGYAGWFHTYGWLHSAPGEVAVTVVAAAVVTALCTAPVRRVFRWAVEPGMGWAFRAESRKVSPGTL
- a CDS encoding asparaginase — translated: MSKGSVKRVVVIGTGGTIASRWQGTGYAAEAAGGEVLAGTALPDGVEVSVRDLFTVNSSQLTTAQQLELLRTVHEVLADPSVDGVVVTHGTDTMEESAFLLDLHHHDRRPVVFTGAQLPLDSVDGDAAGNLYDAMLTAATGRDIGVVIAFGGFVHAARGTLKAHTLDPRGAFADPSGQPLGRVKFGEIAWGQPRERAEVLPVPAVDGDAGRTPRVDVVMHHVDADPVLFEAALAAGAQGIVLVGTGAGNATPEFVAAVERAVAAGVLVAVSTRVAAGPVAPMYTGGGAVDLAAAGAVLSGTLRAGQARIAVLAALLTARCPQERAAALRRIVTPDAPDAPDATAAA
- a CDS encoding Lrp/AsnC family transcriptional regulator — translated: MDAIDRAILRELQADGRLTNQELAARVGLTPSPCLRRVRQLEEDGVIRGYRAVVDPVSVRRGFEVFVTVEVRNDRDSVDAFETALQAIPDIVEAYRLYGTPGCLLRVAVADSAAFERFWHDTLITLPGVNDVNSQLVMTRIKSPEGVPVA
- a CDS encoding arsenate reductase family protein, which codes for MEIWINPACSKCRAAVKLLDEEGAAYTVRRYLEDPPSAEELRAVLGRLGLEPWDIVRTQEAEAKELGVKDWPREAGERERWIGALAGHPRLIQRPIITAEDGSAVVGRSEEAVREALGRGQT
- a CDS encoding DUF397 domain-containing protein yields the protein MRTTEHDLSTAQWRKSSYSDGEGGSCVEVADGLPGIVPVRDSKAPEGPALVFPVGSWAAFMVGVRAGRIAQPS
- a CDS encoding helix-turn-helix domain-containing protein; protein product: MAYPKDLDPYASPRAFYGAELRLKREEAGLSQDRLGERLYCSGAYIGQLEAATRRPQLDMAKQLDEIFGTGEHFSRLCRMVHKVSRHAEKFEAAAELEAMARSICEYASMFVPGLLQMAAYARAVFRAAQPVARAERIEELIAARTGRAAKLEDPTEPLLWFVLDENVIRRPVGGPAVMREQLGHIVDLVRRERVIVQVLPFSCGVPALNGMTTLMAFEDAPPVAYVEGPQTGNLIEDPALVAKVQLSYDLVRAAALPQKASLALIESAMEDCAPCVPPSTT
- a CDS encoding DUF7848 domain-containing protein translates to MSPPPRTAIRAAEWTLRVETAEGAPQAIHSALCITCGAESPATDDTRLPTEIWTLKHTGLNPSHRQFQHRTLGFWRVDPAPGNPYAERSS
- a CDS encoding Type 1 glutamine amidotransferase-like domain-containing protein — its product is MKLLLTSGGVTNPSIHSALVQLLGKPIAECHALCVPTAQWGHPMCGPTSVRGFVAAEPTWQHLSGLGWASLGVLELTALPTIGAERYVPWIREADVLLVDGGDATYLCHWMRESGLADLLPSLPDTVWVGVSAGSMVMTPRIGAYFVEWPSAPDDRTLGVVDFSIFPHLDAFPQNTLADAERWAADIGVPAYAIDEQTAIKVVDGSVEVISEGQWTKFGS
- the tig gene encoding trigger factor, with translation MKSAVETLNPTRVRLTVEVPFEELKPSLDAAYKKINQQVSVPGFRKGKIPARVIDQRFGRGAVLEEAINDALPKFYTEAVNEGELNVLGQPDVDITEFNDGNELKFTAEVDIRPTIEIPDYSGIEVTVDAIEISDEDVDKSLEQLRERFASTSPVERAAAEGDVVVVDLEASVDGEVLEDGVAKGVSYTIGSGQLLDGIDEAVTGLEAGGTATFTSELKGGSAAGQDASVKVEVTAVQARELPELDDDFAQLASEFDTLEELRADSVKRLTRIKQYDQATQAQEKVLDALLELTEVPLPEKLLKDEIETRTHNLEHHQFEPMGLTWETFLEREGKTREEYDAEVEEQSKKGIKTQFVLDELVSKEKLSVNQEELTEHLMRRAASSGMSPDQFAQAVVEGGQVPLLVGEVARGKALAVVVEAAKVVDTNGEVVDLEDDEDETGETVEAAAEAVAEDESDEA
- a CDS encoding ATP-dependent Clp protease proteolytic subunit is translated as MPSAAGEPTFGGLGDQVYNRLLNERIIFLGQAVDDDIANKITAQLLLLAADPDKDIYLYINSPGGSVTAGMAIYDTMQFIPNDVVTIAMGLAASMGQFLLTAGAPGKRFALPNTDILMHQPSAGLAGSASDIKIHAEQLLRTKKRMAELIAQHSGQSIEAITRDSDRDRWFSTEKAKEYGLIDDVITHAANVPGGGGTGA
- a CDS encoding ATP-dependent Clp protease proteolytic subunit; translated protein: MTPAEARYIVPRFVERTSQGIREYDPYAKLFEERVIFLGVQIDDASANDVMAQLLCLESMDPDRDISVYINSPGGSFTALTAIYDTMQFVKPDIQTVCMGQAASAAAVLLAAGTPGKRMALPNARILIHQPYSETGRGQVSDLEIAANEILRMRAQLEDMLAKHSTTPLDQIRDDIERDKILTAEGALTYGLIDQIVATRKTSSAAV